Part of the Salinigranum rubrum genome is shown below.
CCCCAGTGCGAGATGTGCGGCGCCACGAAGTCGTCGCTCACCACCGTCAAGGTCGAAGGTGCCAAACTGGACCTCTGCGACGAGTGCAAGGACTTCGGCACCGAGGTCCGCACTGAGTCGTCCTCCTCGGGGTCGACGAAGTACTCGACGTCGTCCTCGTCGGGGAAGTCGTCGTCGTCCTCCTCCTCGTCGTCGTCTTCCGCCTCGGGAGGCTCGTCGAAACGGCGGCGACGCGACATGTTCGACGACATGGAGGAACTCGCGACCGACTACGACCAGCGGGTCCGAGAGGCCCGTGAGAGCCGCGGGCTGAGCCAGCAGGACCTCGCGGGCGAACTCAACGAGAAGACCAGCCTCATCCGGAAAATCGAGCGCGGCGACGTCCTCCCGAGCGAC
Proteins encoded:
- a CDS encoding multiprotein bridging factor aMBF1 produces the protein MPQCEMCGATKSSLTTVKVEGAKLDLCDECKDFGTEVRTESSSSGSTKYSTSSSSGKSSSSSSSSSSSASGGSSKRRRRDMFDDMEELATDYDQRVREARESRGLSQQDLAGELNEKTSLIRKIERGDVLPSDDVRKKLERKLDVSLTEGPSDDDDESEWSSGSSTTTTLGDVVKRKD